A stretch of Gasterosteus aculeatus chromosome 4, fGasAcu3.hap1.1, whole genome shotgun sequence DNA encodes these proteins:
- the nanos1 gene encoding nanos homolog 1 → MTASERPEAAMDFLNHNYLNARGPYDYTFNFWNDYLGLTTLVTKNNKLSMPQNPNSITESLKATLGLDDSPPCPCVIAGGVGESGHLDCCCPSGSPPPASILELKERFSILSPFQNQLGVQLPERDAGFGGSFAGFDLFGMERKMRKPASRGKQEPKICVFCRNNGAPEEVYGSHVLKTPDGRVVCPILRAYTCPLCSANGDNAHTIKYCPLSKDQPSQRPLKGGRAVGGKRMKIF, encoded by the coding sequence ATGACCGCGAGCGAACGACCAGAAGCGGCCATGGATTTTCTCAACCACAACTACTTGAATGCGCGCGGCCCGTATGACTATACTTTTAATTTCTGGAACGACTATCTTGGGCTGACGACGTTGGTCACGAAGAACAACAAGCTGAGCATGCCCCAGAACCCCAACTCCATCACCGAGTCCCTTAAAGCCACCCTGGGCCTGGACGATTCCCCGCCGTGTCCGTGCGTAATCGCGGGCGGCGTTGGGGAGAGCGGTCACCTGGACTGCTGCTGCCCGTCCGGGAGCCCCCCGCCGGCCTCCATCCTGGAGCTGAAGGAGCGGTTCTCGATACTCAGCCCCTTCCAGAACCAGCTCGGCGTGCAGCTGCCGGAGCGGGATGCGGGCTTCGGCGGGAGCTTCGCCGGGTTCGACCTGTTCGGCATGGAGAGGAAGATGCGCAAACCCGCCTCCAGGGGCAAGCAGGAGCCCAAAATCTGCGTCTTCTGCCGAAATAACGGCGCGCCCGAGGAGGTGTACGGCTCTCACGTCCTGAAGACTCCGGACGGCCGGGTCGTGTGCCCGATTCTGAGGGCTTACACCTGTCCCCTGTGCAGTGCCAACGGGGACAATGCGCACACGATCAAATACTGTCCGCTGTCAAAAGACCAGCCATCCCAGCGACCGttaaagggagggagggctgTGGGTGGTAAGAGGATGAAAATATTCTAA